The following are encoded together in the Bos javanicus breed banteng chromosome 4, ARS-OSU_banteng_1.0, whole genome shotgun sequence genome:
- the LOC133246158 gene encoding transmembrane protein 169-like: MEEPALVEGQGQLPSPHHSSLRKAMAAALVLDGESTMGHRKKKKKESRPESIIIYRSESETLDEEPGESEGGDQPKEKEGDDFIDYPMDDGVWNMPVDSHYVTLTGTITRGKKKGQMVNIHVTLTEKELQELTKPKASSRETTPGGRKACQLGADRGPHVVLWTLVCLPVVFLLSFVVSFYYGTVTWYNIFLVYNEERTFWHKISCCPCLILCYPVLIMAMASSLGLYAAVVQLSWSWEAWWQAARDMEKGFCGWLCSKLGLEDCSPYSIVELLESDNISGNLSNKDATQEIETSAV; encoded by the coding sequence ATGGAAGAGCCAGCACTGGTGGAAGGCCAGGGTcagctccccagcccccaccacagcTCCCTGAGGAAAGCCATGGCAGCTGCTCTGGTCCTCGATGGAGAATCCACCATGGGGcacaggaaaaagaagaagaaagagtccCGCCCAGAATCTATCATCATCTACCGGTCAGAGAGTGAGACACtggatgaggagcctggggaATCGGAAGGTGGAGATCAGCctaaagagaaggagggagatgaTTTCATAGACTATCCTATGGATGATGGTGTGTGGAACATGCCCGTGGACAGCCACTATGTCACATTAACTGGGACCATCACCCGAGGAAAGAAAAAGGGGCAGATGGTAAACATCCATGTCACGTTGACAGAGAAGGAACTGCAGGAACTCACCAAGCCCAAGGCATCGTCAAGGGAAACAACACCTGGAGGCAGAAAGGCCTGCCAGCTGGGAGCAGACCGTGGGCCACACGTGGTCCTCTGGACGTTGGTCTGCCTGCCTGTggttttcctcctctcctttgtGGTCTCTTTCTACTATGGCACCGTCACTTGGTACAACATCTTTCTCGTATACAACGAGGAGAGGACCTTCTGGCACAAGATCTCATGTTGCCCCTGCCTCATCCTCTGCTATCCAGTGCTCATCATGGCCATGGCCTCTTCCCTGGGCCTCTATGCGGCcgtggtccagctctcatggtcctgggaagcctggtggcaaGCTGCCCGGGACATGGAGAAAGGCTTTTGTGGTTGGCTATGCAGTAAGCTGGGTCTGGAAGACTGTTCTCCCTATAGCATTGTGGAGTTGCTTGAATCAGACAACATCTCAGGCAACCTGTCCAACAAGGATGCCACCCAGGAGATAGAAACATCCGCTGTCTAA